The following coding sequences are from one Eleginops maclovinus isolate JMC-PN-2008 ecotype Puerto Natales chromosome 13, JC_Emac_rtc_rv5, whole genome shotgun sequence window:
- the rxrba gene encoding retinoic acid receptor RXR-beta-A isoform X2, whose amino-acid sequence MGDSRDSRSPDSSSVSSPASGQRSPPLVPSAAASMTSLPPISTSRVNSPISSIDSPFSVISSSLGSPCLPGTPSIGYGPISSPQINSTVSMSGLHAVSSSDDVKPPLGLNQLSSHSPGPMLSQKRLCSICGDRSSGKHYGVYSCEGCKGFFKRTVRKDLTYTCRDSKDCMVDKRQRNRCQYCRYQKCLAMGMKREAVQEERQRNREREGEVESTSAVNEEMPVEKILEAEMAVEQKTELHADGTSGGSSPNDPVTNICQAADKQLFTLVEWAKRIPHFSELTLDDQVILLRAGWNELLIASFSHRSISVKDGILLATGLHVHRNSAHSAGVGAIFDRAHNAEVGAIFDRVLTELVSKMRDMQMDKTELGCLRAIILFNPDAKGLSIPSEVEQLRERVYASLESYCKQKYPDQQGRFAKLLLRLPALRSIGLKCLEHLFFFKLIGDTPIDTFLMEMLEAPHQLT is encoded by the exons ATGGGAGACAGTAGAG ATTCCCGTAGCCCAGACAGTTCGTCTGTGTCCTCCCCCGCCTCAGGCCAGCGCTCGCCCCCGCTGGTTCCCTCAGCCGCAGCTTccatgacatcacttcctccCATCAGCACCTCCAGGGTCAACAGCCCTATCAGTAGCATCGACTCCCCCTTTTCTGTCATCAGTTCTTCATTGGGCTCCCCCTGTCTACCTGGCACGCCATCAATAGGCTACGGCCCCATTAGCAGCCCACAG ATCAATTCAACAGTGTCCATGTCAGGGCTTCATGCAGTGAGCAGCTCCGATGATGTGAAACCTCCGTTGGGCTTGAATCAGCTGTCGTCCCACAGCCCAGGGCCGATGCTTTCCCAGAAACGCCTTTGTTCCATCTGTGGAGACAGATCTTCTG GTAAGCACTACGGAGTCTACAGCTGTGAGGGCTGTAAAGGCTTCTTCAAGCGCACAGTGCGGAAAGACTTGACCTACACCTGTCGGGACAGTAAAGACTGTATGGTCGATAAGAGACAGAGGAACCGCTGCCAGTACTGCCGCTACCAGAAGTGCCTTGCCATGGGCATGAAGAGAGAAG CTGTCCAAGAGGAACGGCAGAGGAACAGGGAACGAGAAGGCGAGGTGGAGTCAACTAGCGCGGTGAACGAGGAGATGCCCGTGGAGAAGATTTTGGAAGCGGAGATGGCTGTAGAGCAGAAGACAGAGCTTCATGCAGATGGAACTTCAGGTGGCAGCTCT CCCAATGATCCGGTGACCAACATCTGCCAGGCAGCAGACAAGCAGCTCTTCACCCTGGTGGAGTGGGCTAAGAGGATCCCTCACTTCTCTGAGCTGACCCTGGACGACCAGGTCATCCTGCTGCGGGCAG GCTGGAATGAACTCCTGATTGCATCGTTCTCCCATCGCTCCATCTCGGTGAAGGACGGGATTTTACTGGCCACCGGCCTGCATGTCCACAGGAACAGTGCTCACAGTGCAGGCGTCGGAGCCATCTTTGACAG GGCGCACAATGCCGAGGTTGGGGCCATATTTGACAG GGTGTTGACAGAGCTTGTAAGCAAGATGAGAGACATGCAAATGGACAAGACAGAGCTTGGGTGCCTTCGAGCAATCATCCTCTTTAACCCAG ATGCCAAGGGTTTGTCCATCCCCAGTGAGGTGGAGCAACTGAGAGAGAGGGTGTATGCATCGCTCGAATCTTACTGCAAACAGAAATACCCCGATCAGCAGGGCAG GTTTGCAAAGCTCCTCCTCCGGCTCCCTGCGCTGCGCTCCATTGGTCTGAAGTGCCTGGAGCACCTGTTCTTCTTTAAGCTGATCGGCGACACACCCATTGACACCTTCCTGATGGAGATGCTTGAGGCGCCTCACCAGCTCACCTAG
- the rxrba gene encoding retinoic acid receptor RXR-beta-A isoform X3, with protein sequence MGDSRDSRSPDSSSVSSPASGQRSPPLVPSAAASMTSLPPISTSRVNSPISSIDSPFSVISSSLGSPCLPGTPSIGYGPISSPQINSTVSMSGLHAVSSSDDVKPPLGLNQLSSHSPGPMLSQKRLCSICGDRSSGKHYGVYSCEGCKGFFKRTVRKDLTYTCRDSKDCMVDKRQRNRCQYCRYQKCLAMGMKREVAKMNDRSVQEERQRNREREGEVESTSAVNEEMPVEKILEAEMAVEQKTELHADGTSGGSSPNDPVTNICQAADKQLFTLVEWAKRIPHFSELTLDDQVILLRAGWNELLIASFSHRSISVKDGILLATGLHVHRNSAHSAGVGAIFDRVLTELVSKMRDMQMDKTELGCLRAIILFNPDAKGLSIPSEVEQLRERVYASLESYCKQKYPDQQGRFAKLLLRLPALRSIGLKCLEHLFFFKLIGDTPIDTFLMEMLEAPHQLT encoded by the exons ATGGGAGACAGTAGAG ATTCCCGTAGCCCAGACAGTTCGTCTGTGTCCTCCCCCGCCTCAGGCCAGCGCTCGCCCCCGCTGGTTCCCTCAGCCGCAGCTTccatgacatcacttcctccCATCAGCACCTCCAGGGTCAACAGCCCTATCAGTAGCATCGACTCCCCCTTTTCTGTCATCAGTTCTTCATTGGGCTCCCCCTGTCTACCTGGCACGCCATCAATAGGCTACGGCCCCATTAGCAGCCCACAG ATCAATTCAACAGTGTCCATGTCAGGGCTTCATGCAGTGAGCAGCTCCGATGATGTGAAACCTCCGTTGGGCTTGAATCAGCTGTCGTCCCACAGCCCAGGGCCGATGCTTTCCCAGAAACGCCTTTGTTCCATCTGTGGAGACAGATCTTCTG GTAAGCACTACGGAGTCTACAGCTGTGAGGGCTGTAAAGGCTTCTTCAAGCGCACAGTGCGGAAAGACTTGACCTACACCTGTCGGGACAGTAAAGACTGTATGGTCGATAAGAGACAGAGGAACCGCTGCCAGTACTGCCGCTACCAGAAGTGCCTTGCCATGGGCATGAAGAGAGAAG TGGCCAAGATGAACGACAGAT CTGTCCAAGAGGAACGGCAGAGGAACAGGGAACGAGAAGGCGAGGTGGAGTCAACTAGCGCGGTGAACGAGGAGATGCCCGTGGAGAAGATTTTGGAAGCGGAGATGGCTGTAGAGCAGAAGACAGAGCTTCATGCAGATGGAACTTCAGGTGGCAGCTCT CCCAATGATCCGGTGACCAACATCTGCCAGGCAGCAGACAAGCAGCTCTTCACCCTGGTGGAGTGGGCTAAGAGGATCCCTCACTTCTCTGAGCTGACCCTGGACGACCAGGTCATCCTGCTGCGGGCAG GCTGGAATGAACTCCTGATTGCATCGTTCTCCCATCGCTCCATCTCGGTGAAGGACGGGATTTTACTGGCCACCGGCCTGCATGTCCACAGGAACAGTGCTCACAGTGCAGGCGTCGGAGCCATCTTTGACAG GGTGTTGACAGAGCTTGTAAGCAAGATGAGAGACATGCAAATGGACAAGACAGAGCTTGGGTGCCTTCGAGCAATCATCCTCTTTAACCCAG ATGCCAAGGGTTTGTCCATCCCCAGTGAGGTGGAGCAACTGAGAGAGAGGGTGTATGCATCGCTCGAATCTTACTGCAAACAGAAATACCCCGATCAGCAGGGCAG GTTTGCAAAGCTCCTCCTCCGGCTCCCTGCGCTGCGCTCCATTGGTCTGAAGTGCCTGGAGCACCTGTTCTTCTTTAAGCTGATCGGCGACACACCCATTGACACCTTCCTGATGGAGATGCTTGAGGCGCCTCACCAGCTCACCTAG
- the rxrba gene encoding retinoic acid receptor RXR-beta-A isoform X1, whose amino-acid sequence MGDSRDSRSPDSSSVSSPASGQRSPPLVPSAAASMTSLPPISTSRVNSPISSIDSPFSVISSSLGSPCLPGTPSIGYGPISSPQINSTVSMSGLHAVSSSDDVKPPLGLNQLSSHSPGPMLSQKRLCSICGDRSSGKHYGVYSCEGCKGFFKRTVRKDLTYTCRDSKDCMVDKRQRNRCQYCRYQKCLAMGMKREVAKMNDRSVQEERQRNREREGEVESTSAVNEEMPVEKILEAEMAVEQKTELHADGTSGGSSPNDPVTNICQAADKQLFTLVEWAKRIPHFSELTLDDQVILLRAGWNELLIASFSHRSISVKDGILLATGLHVHRNSAHSAGVGAIFDRAHNAEVGAIFDRVLTELVSKMRDMQMDKTELGCLRAIILFNPDAKGLSIPSEVEQLRERVYASLESYCKQKYPDQQGRFAKLLLRLPALRSIGLKCLEHLFFFKLIGDTPIDTFLMEMLEAPHQLT is encoded by the exons ATGGGAGACAGTAGAG ATTCCCGTAGCCCAGACAGTTCGTCTGTGTCCTCCCCCGCCTCAGGCCAGCGCTCGCCCCCGCTGGTTCCCTCAGCCGCAGCTTccatgacatcacttcctccCATCAGCACCTCCAGGGTCAACAGCCCTATCAGTAGCATCGACTCCCCCTTTTCTGTCATCAGTTCTTCATTGGGCTCCCCCTGTCTACCTGGCACGCCATCAATAGGCTACGGCCCCATTAGCAGCCCACAG ATCAATTCAACAGTGTCCATGTCAGGGCTTCATGCAGTGAGCAGCTCCGATGATGTGAAACCTCCGTTGGGCTTGAATCAGCTGTCGTCCCACAGCCCAGGGCCGATGCTTTCCCAGAAACGCCTTTGTTCCATCTGTGGAGACAGATCTTCTG GTAAGCACTACGGAGTCTACAGCTGTGAGGGCTGTAAAGGCTTCTTCAAGCGCACAGTGCGGAAAGACTTGACCTACACCTGTCGGGACAGTAAAGACTGTATGGTCGATAAGAGACAGAGGAACCGCTGCCAGTACTGCCGCTACCAGAAGTGCCTTGCCATGGGCATGAAGAGAGAAG TGGCCAAGATGAACGACAGAT CTGTCCAAGAGGAACGGCAGAGGAACAGGGAACGAGAAGGCGAGGTGGAGTCAACTAGCGCGGTGAACGAGGAGATGCCCGTGGAGAAGATTTTGGAAGCGGAGATGGCTGTAGAGCAGAAGACAGAGCTTCATGCAGATGGAACTTCAGGTGGCAGCTCT CCCAATGATCCGGTGACCAACATCTGCCAGGCAGCAGACAAGCAGCTCTTCACCCTGGTGGAGTGGGCTAAGAGGATCCCTCACTTCTCTGAGCTGACCCTGGACGACCAGGTCATCCTGCTGCGGGCAG GCTGGAATGAACTCCTGATTGCATCGTTCTCCCATCGCTCCATCTCGGTGAAGGACGGGATTTTACTGGCCACCGGCCTGCATGTCCACAGGAACAGTGCTCACAGTGCAGGCGTCGGAGCCATCTTTGACAG GGCGCACAATGCCGAGGTTGGGGCCATATTTGACAG GGTGTTGACAGAGCTTGTAAGCAAGATGAGAGACATGCAAATGGACAAGACAGAGCTTGGGTGCCTTCGAGCAATCATCCTCTTTAACCCAG ATGCCAAGGGTTTGTCCATCCCCAGTGAGGTGGAGCAACTGAGAGAGAGGGTGTATGCATCGCTCGAATCTTACTGCAAACAGAAATACCCCGATCAGCAGGGCAG GTTTGCAAAGCTCCTCCTCCGGCTCCCTGCGCTGCGCTCCATTGGTCTGAAGTGCCTGGAGCACCTGTTCTTCTTTAAGCTGATCGGCGACACACCCATTGACACCTTCCTGATGGAGATGCTTGAGGCGCCTCACCAGCTCACCTAG
- the rxrba gene encoding retinoic acid receptor RXR-beta-A isoform X4, producing MGDSRDSRSPDSSSVSSPASGQRSPPLVPSAAASMTSLPPISTSRVNSPISSIDSPFSVISSSLGSPCLPGTPSIGYGPISSPQINSTVSMSGLHAVSSSDDVKPPLGLNQLSSHSPGPMLSQKRLCSICGDRSSGKHYGVYSCEGCKGFFKRTVRKDLTYTCRDSKDCMVDKRQRNRCQYCRYQKCLAMGMKREAVQEERQRNREREGEVESTSAVNEEMPVEKILEAEMAVEQKTELHADGTSGGSSPNDPVTNICQAADKQLFTLVEWAKRIPHFSELTLDDQVILLRAGWNELLIASFSHRSISVKDGILLATGLHVHRNSAHSAGVGAIFDRVLTELVSKMRDMQMDKTELGCLRAIILFNPDAKGLSIPSEVEQLRERVYASLESYCKQKYPDQQGRFAKLLLRLPALRSIGLKCLEHLFFFKLIGDTPIDTFLMEMLEAPHQLT from the exons ATGGGAGACAGTAGAG ATTCCCGTAGCCCAGACAGTTCGTCTGTGTCCTCCCCCGCCTCAGGCCAGCGCTCGCCCCCGCTGGTTCCCTCAGCCGCAGCTTccatgacatcacttcctccCATCAGCACCTCCAGGGTCAACAGCCCTATCAGTAGCATCGACTCCCCCTTTTCTGTCATCAGTTCTTCATTGGGCTCCCCCTGTCTACCTGGCACGCCATCAATAGGCTACGGCCCCATTAGCAGCCCACAG ATCAATTCAACAGTGTCCATGTCAGGGCTTCATGCAGTGAGCAGCTCCGATGATGTGAAACCTCCGTTGGGCTTGAATCAGCTGTCGTCCCACAGCCCAGGGCCGATGCTTTCCCAGAAACGCCTTTGTTCCATCTGTGGAGACAGATCTTCTG GTAAGCACTACGGAGTCTACAGCTGTGAGGGCTGTAAAGGCTTCTTCAAGCGCACAGTGCGGAAAGACTTGACCTACACCTGTCGGGACAGTAAAGACTGTATGGTCGATAAGAGACAGAGGAACCGCTGCCAGTACTGCCGCTACCAGAAGTGCCTTGCCATGGGCATGAAGAGAGAAG CTGTCCAAGAGGAACGGCAGAGGAACAGGGAACGAGAAGGCGAGGTGGAGTCAACTAGCGCGGTGAACGAGGAGATGCCCGTGGAGAAGATTTTGGAAGCGGAGATGGCTGTAGAGCAGAAGACAGAGCTTCATGCAGATGGAACTTCAGGTGGCAGCTCT CCCAATGATCCGGTGACCAACATCTGCCAGGCAGCAGACAAGCAGCTCTTCACCCTGGTGGAGTGGGCTAAGAGGATCCCTCACTTCTCTGAGCTGACCCTGGACGACCAGGTCATCCTGCTGCGGGCAG GCTGGAATGAACTCCTGATTGCATCGTTCTCCCATCGCTCCATCTCGGTGAAGGACGGGATTTTACTGGCCACCGGCCTGCATGTCCACAGGAACAGTGCTCACAGTGCAGGCGTCGGAGCCATCTTTGACAG GGTGTTGACAGAGCTTGTAAGCAAGATGAGAGACATGCAAATGGACAAGACAGAGCTTGGGTGCCTTCGAGCAATCATCCTCTTTAACCCAG ATGCCAAGGGTTTGTCCATCCCCAGTGAGGTGGAGCAACTGAGAGAGAGGGTGTATGCATCGCTCGAATCTTACTGCAAACAGAAATACCCCGATCAGCAGGGCAG GTTTGCAAAGCTCCTCCTCCGGCTCCCTGCGCTGCGCTCCATTGGTCTGAAGTGCCTGGAGCACCTGTTCTTCTTTAAGCTGATCGGCGACACACCCATTGACACCTTCCTGATGGAGATGCTTGAGGCGCCTCACCAGCTCACCTAG